The Desulfonatronum lacustre DSM 10312 region CCCTGGATCGAGACCGAGGTGCCGGACCCGGCCGCATTGACCCTGACCACCCGGGTCAACGGCGAGGTCCGCCAGGAAGGCAGTACCGGCGACATGATTTTCAGCGCCTGGGAGTTGCTCAGCTTCGCCTCCAGCGTGATGACCCTGCTGCCCGGAGACGTGATCCTGACCGGAACGCCGCCCGGAATCGGACCGATGCGTCCGGGCGATGAAGTTCAGGTGGAAATCTCCGAGGTGGCCCTGCTGACCAACACCGTGGTGGCGGAGCAGGCTCAGGAATCGGAATTCACGGTCATTCAATAACCATGATTGGATAGGGAGTCGAACGTGGGTTTTCTTTCCGCGAGCACGGGACTGACCAGATACCGTCTGCCGGACGAGGTCGGGGACGACGTGCTTTCCGATGTCCAGCTCAGGCTGAAACGGTTTGCCTTCGTGGACATCGACCAGAGCATGGAGGAGCGGTCCTTCGGCTGGGTCTGCTTCGACGACCTGTTGGACGCGGAGTGGACCACGGCTGGTCCGGAAAAAGGACCGTACTTGGCCTTTTCCCTGCGCCTGGACACCCGGCGCGTCCCTCCGGCGGTGTTCAAGAAACATTGGATGATCGCCCTGCGGGAGCGGATGGCCCAACTGGTCGCGGAAGGCAAGAAGTTTCTGAGCAAGGACCAAAAAACCGAACTGCGCGATCAGGTCCGGCAACGCCTGCTGATGCGCAGTCTGCCCATCCCGGCGGTGTTCGACGTGGTCTGGAGCGTACGGGACAACCGGGTGTATCTGGCCACCACCAATACCAAGGTCCGCACCCTGTTCGAGGAACTGTTCGCCCGAACCTTCGATGCCGAGCTGGAGCCGCTGACTCCGGTGGTTCTGGCGCTGGAACTCCTGGGAGAAGCGGCGGAAGGTCGGTTGACCGGATTTGAGGGATCGATGTTCGTTCCGATCCGTCGAGCCGCCGTGGAGACAGCCCGAGAGGCTTTTGGGCAGGCCGCCGCGCGGCGCGAAAGTGACCGCGTTCGCGACGCATCCGATGAAGAAGGGGAGGGCGTGTCGTGAGTCTGGAAACCATCAAAGCCAAGGACCTGGCTCTGGGGCAGGAATTTTTGACCTGGATCTGGTTTCGCAGCGAACGCAGCAACGGCCAGTGGCAAACCACGGACGGCATCCCCTTTGGCCTGACCTTCGAGGGCCGAGTCATGGTCCAAAGTGGTGAAGGCGAATACCTGGAAACCGCGGTCAGCAGCGGCCCCGGCGCGGAACTGCACGAGGCAAAAAGCGGTTTGTTGCGCGGCAAGAAGGTGCATCAGGCCAAGCTGCGCGTGGAAGAGGACGGCCACGGCTGGCAGGTAACGGTAAAGGCCGAGGATTTTTCCACGGCCGGCTTCAAGACGCCCAAGGTGGAGTTTCGCCTGGAAGAGGGCCAGGACCCGGACGGTCCGTTCCTGGAGAAGATGTACCTGTTGGAGCGGGCCTTGTTCTTTTTTGACCAGATGTTCTTACAATTTTTAAAATTGCGGTTTTCCTCCGAATGGAGCGACGAATTGAACGCCGTTCGCCGGTGGGTCGACACGACCTCCGGTTCCACTCCGTAACCCCAAATCAGCCGTTGCCCAAACGACCCTTCACAGGAGCATATTGTATGTCCGATTCCCAGATGGAGCAGAGCTTTGCCGAGATGTTCGAGGCCTCTGAAATGGAAATGAAGCCCGACCTGCGCGTGGGCGACCGGATCAAGGGGCGGATCATCGCCGTCAGCGAGGAAATGGTCTACGTTGACACCGGAACCAAAAGCGACGGGGTGATCGAGAAGCAGGAACTCCTGGACAAGGACGACGTATTCTCGTTGCGGGAAGGCGATGAGGTTGAATTGTTCGTAGTGGCCGTCCAGGGCGGCCAGATCCGCCTGGCCAAGGCCCTGAGCGGAGAAGGCGGCCTGGAACAATTGCGGCAGGCCATGGAAGAAGGCATTCCGGTGGAAGGCAAGATCAAGGAAACCTGCAAGGGCGGGTTCCGGGTCCGGATTCTGGACAAGACGGCCTTCTGTCCGCTCAGCCAGGTGGACCGTCGTCCCGTGGTGGATCCGGAAGCCCTGGTGGGCGAAACCATGCAGTTTCTGATCACCAAGGTTGAGGAGCGCGGACGAAATATCGTGGTGTCCCGCCGGGCGCTTTTGGATCT contains the following coding sequences:
- the rdgC gene encoding recombination-associated protein RdgC; its protein translation is MGFLSASTGLTRYRLPDEVGDDVLSDVQLRLKRFAFVDIDQSMEERSFGWVCFDDLLDAEWTTAGPEKGPYLAFSLRLDTRRVPPAVFKKHWMIALRERMAQLVAEGKKFLSKDQKTELRDQVRQRLLMRSLPIPAVFDVVWSVRDNRVYLATTNTKVRTLFEELFARTFDAELEPLTPVVLALELLGEAAEGRLTGFEGSMFVPIRRAAVETAREAFGQAAARRESDRVRDASDEEGEGVS